The Erigeron canadensis isolate Cc75 chromosome 4, C_canadensis_v1, whole genome shotgun sequence genome window below encodes:
- the LOC122598193 gene encoding uncharacterized protein LOC122598193 isoform X1 produces the protein MDQNAAMEEGKVLKNGLELVKSVSDKHLDLLRPSSRLFSIFKGHTSNNNDREKGKYALIKDSDDFQQGLYDKPLPCFGCGIGWFSFLTGFACPLMWYYATFLYLGNYYRKDPRERAGLAASAIAAMGCSLILFIVAMILLF, from the exons ATGGATCAGA ATGCTGCTATGGAGGAGGGGAAGGTTTTGAAAAATGGCCTTGAATTGGTGAAATCAGTTTCGGATAAGCATCTTGATCTTTTGAGGCCATCGTCTCGCttattttcaatatttaaaG GGCATACATCAAATAACAACGATCGTGAGAAAGGAAAGTATGCACTTATTAAGGACAGCGATGACTTCCAACAAGGACTTTATGACAAGCCCCTTCCTTGTTTCGGCTGTGGAATAGGATGGTTTTC CTTCTTAACAGGCTTTGCATGCCCTTTGATGTGGTACTATGCCACATTTCTCTATTTAGGCAATTATTATCGAAAAGATCCCAGGGAACGTGCAGGTCTTGCTGCTTCTGCAATTGCT GCAATGGGGTGTTCTCTTATCTTGTTTATTGTAGCAATGATCCTACTCTTCTAG
- the LOC122596370 gene encoding UBP1-associated proteins 1C, with protein sequence MVWFQCEDCGDNLKKPKLSNHFRVCSANKLSCIDCGQMFGQQTVQGHTQCLTEMEKYGPKGQAKPSNGTPGKPNSFSKPKPEVDIHVGLSERPPWFCSLCNTSATSQQTLLQHADGKKHRAKARAFHASKQPSKVSEEPTPITESKSKTIEKGDLPVNKDVKESYTSESKKRKLEASEKNGGGNTAGELGNGEVIEYVNAESERTKKAKGHKEDGEKSIKWKKIISTILKSNPDGTLKMRKLRTQVLKTLRESGSTIDENQLIDTLEHKINSSSKFAVNGKHVQLVAKS encoded by the exons atggTTTGGTTTCAGTGCGAGGATTGTGGTGACAACCTTAAGAAACCAAAGCTCTCTAATCATTTCAGAGTTTGCTCTGCTAACAAG TTATCATGTATTGATTGTGGACAAATGTTTGGGCAACAGACTGTTCAAGGACACACCCAATGCCTCACCGAAATG GAGAAGTATGGTCCAAAAGGCCAAGCTAAACCTTCTAATGGGACACCCGGGAAACCCAATAGTTTCTCGAAGCCAAAACCAGAGGTTGACATACATGTGGGATTATCAGAACGTCCTCCATGGTTCTGCAG TCTTTGCAATACAAGCGCTACTAGTCAGCAAACCCTGCTTCAGCATGCTGATGGGAAGAAACACAGAGCGAAAGCACGAGCTTTCCATGCGTCAAAGCAACCATCTAAGGTGTCAGAGGAACCCACACCTATTACCGAAAGTAAATCAAAAACCATAGAAAAGGGTGATTTGCCAGTGAACAAAGATGTTAAGGAATCGTATACATCTGAAAGTAAGAAAAGAAAGCTTGAAGCATCTGAAAAGAATGGTGGAGGCAATACAGCTGGAGAATTGGGCAATGGTGAAGTGATTGAGTATGTGAATGCAGAATCAGAAAGAACTAAGAAAGCCAAAGGTCACAAGGAAGACGGAGAGAAGAGCATAAAGTGGAAGAAGATAATCTCAACAATCTTGAAATCT AATCCTGATGGTACTTTGAAGATGAGAAAATTACGAACACAAGTTCTGAAAACTCTTAGGGAATCTGGTTCAACTATAGATGAGAACCAGCTCATTGATACACTTGAGCATAAG ATAAATTCAAGCTCCAAATTTGCGGTTAATGGGAAGCATGTACAATTGGTCGCCAAAAGTTAA
- the LOC122598193 gene encoding uncharacterized protein LOC122598193 isoform X2, whose translation MEEGKVLKNGLELVKSVSDKHLDLLRPSSRLFSIFKGHTSNNNDREKGKYALIKDSDDFQQGLYDKPLPCFGCGIGWFSFLTGFACPLMWYYATFLYLGNYYRKDPRERAGLAASAIAAMGCSLILFIVAMILLF comes from the exons ATGGAGGAGGGGAAGGTTTTGAAAAATGGCCTTGAATTGGTGAAATCAGTTTCGGATAAGCATCTTGATCTTTTGAGGCCATCGTCTCGCttattttcaatatttaaaG GGCATACATCAAATAACAACGATCGTGAGAAAGGAAAGTATGCACTTATTAAGGACAGCGATGACTTCCAACAAGGACTTTATGACAAGCCCCTTCCTTGTTTCGGCTGTGGAATAGGATGGTTTTC CTTCTTAACAGGCTTTGCATGCCCTTTGATGTGGTACTATGCCACATTTCTCTATTTAGGCAATTATTATCGAAAAGATCCCAGGGAACGTGCAGGTCTTGCTGCTTCTGCAATTGCT GCAATGGGGTGTTCTCTTATCTTGTTTATTGTAGCAATGATCCTACTCTTCTAG